The following coding sequences lie in one Takifugu flavidus isolate HTHZ2018 chromosome 4, ASM371156v2, whole genome shotgun sequence genomic window:
- the LOC130523726 gene encoding uncharacterized protein LOC130523726 gives MPVPDHDMSKWICSQHQKLWMRTELQQLGLWPGSRPVHNPGNAISLWRLPPQPELLDMVAELPSPNFFQLHPFFIWKPESHIMVRLRNNDILPCLHSCPRPQVVSAGVGRPPVIVSVRGQYLIFSSRLCCKACRRNWSADNPPWVEKLPVRFTNLLPAFLTHKKAACKSVMDELRRSGKSPTDMANQVNELMHLKYERAHLAYLHAVQNVREAEAGAYGQRTIGQYVRMEDRPRAFGPYEDQEGWGGVSVSGFYLTDCLLDEFKRQQPSLTKLLQGTLGQVFRWDHTRKMARKVTLASGAMSSFAVMNENWLIVSWVMVQAETERSLHPM, from the coding sequence atgcctgtccctgaccacgacatgagcaagtggatctgctcacaacatcaaaagctgtggatgaggacggagcttcaacaacttgggttgtggcctgggtcccgaccagtgcataaccctgggaacgcaatttctctttggcgtcttcctcctcagccggagctactggacatggtggctgagctcccgtcccccaacttttttcagctccatccatttttcatttggaagccagagagccacatcatggtcaggttgaggaacaatgacatcctgccgtgcctccatagctgtcctcgtcctcaggtggtctctgcaggcgtgggcagacctccagtgatcgtcagcgtccgtggccagtatttgatcttttcctcgcgactctgctgcaaggcctgtcgcaggaactggtccgctgacaaccctccatgggtggagaagctgcccgtgcgctttactaaccttttgcctgcattcctgactcacaagaaggctgcgtgcaagtcggtaatggatgaactgcggcgttctggcaagtcaccgaccgatatggcgaaccaggtgaatgagctcatgcacctcaagtatgaacgagctcacctggcatatctgcacgccgtacagaacgtcagggaggccgaggctggggcgtacggacagagaaccatcggccagtacgtgaggatggaagatcggccacgtgctttcgggccatacgaggaccaagaaggttggggtggggtgtctgtgtccggattctacctgactgactgcctgctggatgagttcaagcgtcaacagccgtctctgaccaagctcctccagggcacgttggggcaggttttcaggtgggaccacacgaggaagatggcgaggaaggtgacactggcatctggagccatgtccagtttcgcagtgatgaatgagaactggctcattgtgtcctgggtgatggttcaggctgagacagaaaggtccctgcatccgatgtag